The genomic interval CAGAACGCGAAGGACAACTTTGGTTGTCACCCCGGTAATGAAAACGGCTCTGCCGAGACGATTGCAGCAGAGTATGTTACTGCTTCCGTGTCCCTGTTCGCCAAGATTGCATCCCGCTGAGTGCTTGGGCCACGTACCTGAAGATGGTAAGAGTGCTCTCTACGCTGTGTGAATCTTCCTGTCCGCTTTGTTCCTGTTGATCTTGTTTCTGAAGGAGGGGACCGCTTACAGCTAAGGTCGCTGCAAACAATTGGGTTCTTTCGTCCTTGCCGCAGCTTTCCACCAGCCAGTCGATCTGCAGCAGTAGGGTTTCTAGAATCTGTCGCACAAACACACGCACATACACATGGGCTGCAAACGACGATCCAATTTAGACGCCAAACGGACGCAAAGAAATGCAGCCTGGCTGCGTGCTAGGCACTCTGAAGGATATTTAAGAAGCTACGCTCTTTACCTTCGCACAACATACCGCTTTGATGGGGCTACCAGAGTCGCGGATGCACTGTTCTGCGAGAAGGTCTGAACGGCTCAGTTTTTGACAGACGTCAGAAAGAATCGGTTGAAGACGGCCAGCTCCGAGAGTCTGTTTGCATCCAGTTACAAAAATAAGACACATTTCTGTATACGAAAAGCGTTGGTCACTCGTCCGGCTTCGATATGACTCGCCCTCTAGCGCCAGATGAAATTCCTGTAGCTGTTGTTAAGGGGATACAGTTCTGGTATTCCACGTTTGTCAAGACGCAGCAATGCATGCCGCGAACAAGGATttcgagaaggcgagacgaaTGAAACACTTAGAGACGTCCTGCCCCTTGCTCAGGATACGCGTCACCAGCTTCGGTGAGATTCGCAGTAAGTACGAGGCCGAATGAGGGGTCAAGATCTGCAAATAGTATCCTTCATCAGCTCAAATCTGATTCAGTTCGTCAGCATAAATTCGTCTAGTCAAAATCTAGCAAGAAAAAGTGACTAGAAAACATTCAGGAGGACGCACCTTGTCGCCAACAGATTTGAGCACAGTGACGGAACCCTGAAAACAAGGAAACAACCGGGCGCACGAAAGATTGGGAGATAACGGCTAACCGTTGTCCATAACGGTAGGAACAGGCCATCTTGCTCGCAAGGTTGCGGAAGCGTTATCTTACATCAAGCAGTTTTGTGAAGACAACCAGTACAGCAGCCCTCTGCTTGAGCTCCAGGGGGCACGTGACCTGCACCAAAAAGACAGTTGTCTCTCAACAGAAAATAGACTGACCCTTTCCCGTTTCCTCACTGTAGTCAAACCGACAGCTGCAACTACGAAGCATGTGCATAGGTGCACACGACGCCGCATACAGAGCTTCGTATATTTATCCTGGACGATACTTATAGGCTGCTGTTGGAAAGAATTGTCTGTCGTGTAAGGAGCGACTTCTCTTCGTACCTACGGGTATGAAGTGTACGGCTGTTTTTCGCAGCAGAAGTTTTAAGCAGCTCCGCACCGTGTTAGACTTACGTCGAAGACATCCTCGAACAACTTCCAGTAAGAGACGGGGTCGACGTACGCACCAACCTAAAAGAAAAGCATTTTCATTAGCACATCCGCAGTGGCTTTAATAATTGTACTGCCTTTCCGCGTCACTGGTGGAGTGCATCGACTCGATGTCTGATATTCGGTGAAACGCTCTGCAGATTGGCTATGACAACACAGAGATGAAGGGATCATGCAACACGTCAAGAAGGCCAAATGCCACCTACCATCTTGAGAGCTTCGTCGTACAGGGGCAAGAGACCATTTGGAAGGACGGCTTTTCTCGCATACAAATTAGAACAGAAATGGACTAGTTCTTCCTGCAGAACATGTACATCCGGCATACACAGAAGTCGCCCATATTATAGTCTACTCGTGCGGATGATTGCTGACGAAGATCGGAACGAGATTCGAGGGCTGTTTCTTGAAACGCCTAACAGTGCGGTCACACCTACCAGCCATTCTGTGATGGATTCCTCTACATACGCCAAAGAAGCCACTAACAATCGGGCTGAGCTTTCACTCTTGACTGCAAAAGAACACAGTACCGTTTTACGGTGAGCAATGAAGCCGAAACGCCTGATTAAGATGGGTGAGCAAATCGGGGACGCTGGATGTGCTTCACCGGGTTTTCCCGCTCTGCCGACCTTCTTTAAAATCAGTGACTTCCTTGAATAGTCCTTTGGCATAACGGCGGAAGTGGACCTTGACCCAGCACCTGGATCCGAGACGCGGGCGTGTCACAGGCTTCGCCAAAACATCGTCGAGCTCTCCGAGCAACTCTTGCAGGCCACTGAAGCTGCCGCCCTCAGTTAAACTGATCGTCTGTGTTTCATACTCTCGAACGAATTCAGCGTCGAGGGCAGCGGCACTCTCTGGGAGACTTGTGCAACCTGTTTGCTTTGGATTTAGGCACCCTCCTAGGGGAAATGGAAACGATCCTCGGCCCTGCATTTGATTAACCCCGCAGCATTCCGTACAGACCGTGTGACTTTATTACCACACGATTAGTAGTTATGGAGACACAAACATCTCTCAGGTCTCTGGTAGGTGAACTGATTGAAGAGTAGTTAATGGGAGTACTTGTGCTGTTTTTGCCTTTCTCAGTGCGGCGTCGTTGCCTTACTTCATAGGTCCACGGTTGTTGATAGTTTAGTTGCCTCACGGCTCTGATAACGCAATCACCGACCAAATACAGGACAGAGATTGTGGCCCTACATGCTTTCCGGACGCGGCGAGCGTGGACTATCAACTGAAACAATTTGTTACAGCAAGGCACCGGGGTAAAATGGAAAGGAAGGTACGGATTCGCGGATCCTCTCCTGATCGGCCAGTAGGATCCACAGGTAATACGGTGTGCCATTCTCGAAGGAGGCAACCAAAGACCAGAATGAAAAGGTTACCTCACCGgatgtctttctctttctccttttcgtaGAGCTCGCCGCACTTCTCAATGAGCCAGTAGACAAGTTTCTGAAGCAATTTCCACAGCaatctccctgtctcctgtaATGCCCGTAAGTGTGTTTCTGGCTTCCGCAAAGATGAAGATAGAACTATTGACCTTTTTCCGAGGTTAGTATTTAACAATGTTATCTCGGTTCGAGAGAACGCCGCTGGCGACTTTGCGGATTTAAGAGAGTTTCCTagcgcctctgtttctcgaggGAAACAGTTCTCTTGACATAACCAACTTATGTCTGAAGAAGCTGAACTACACCCGAGTCACACTTCCTCTTCGTGTGCTTCTCCATTCCAGTGTGAGAGTAGTCACAGCTCATTAGTGGCGGTTGTCACTGGCAACAACTACGTGGCAAGCATACCTGTATAGATGTGTTTTCGTCGAAGATGCCCGTTAGCAAATAAGGAAAAAGCCAGGATTCGTAGTCTCCCCTGTAAAGAAAACGTCATGTTTTAGGAATGGACATGCCAATCAAACACTCAGACTCTTCAATGATACTGCCTACAGACGGAATCATTGATTCACGCAAAGACAACTTACTTGTCGGGAAGACGGTGGATCCATTGGACGATGGTTTCGTAGAAGTACATTCGTACTGCGGGGGCTCGGTCAACCACCAACCGAGCAAGGTAATTATGCTGGAAAAGAAAGTGGAACATACCAGATCGAAATTCGTGTCATCCAAAATAGGATGTCGACAACAGGCGTGTCTTCAATTTTCATGCGCGTCCCATCTGCATCTGATTTCAAGATGGCGCGACCTCGCAACTCCTTCATGAACAGGTGACTGTCGTCTCTCGTATATATCAGTGCAGTTGCCAAGCCGCATTTGTACGCTGTTTCCTATTGTCACGTGTCCTTTGCTTTATGGAAGGAGTGAATTCGGTCATAAGGGCAATTGTGAGCGTACTCCACTACTCACGCAGACACGAGCACCAGGACATTCACCGTTTGACCTACTGTAGACCAGGGTTCGTAAAAAGCTTTGATGGGGACAACATTCGGATCCTGCCATCCCACCAGCATCTGAAAATAGACCAAGCAAAGTTCAAAGAGCATAAGGGCATGTTTTCTCATCGAATGCAAACTGGATCTACCGAGCCCTCAATGGAGATGTCGATTCATAACTGTCGGCTGTTGCGATCCACTGTGTTTTATCGttcgccgccgccgcagctCAGCAACTGTAACCTGATCTCCGGTGCCATCAGTTGTCAACGAAGCCATGAGGGTTAACGAACAGTCGGGTAGCTCTGTTACCTGCACAACGGACGCGTTATACTTGTATTGGCCACATTTCATTACTGCGCTTATGGCTTTGAGGCCATGTAACCGAACCTAATGAAGGGCATGACATTTCCAATCCCGGCACACAACATAAGGGTGACTCTGGAGAGGCAAACTTCATCGACAGCGTTCTCTTGCAGCCTGCTCCGGGACCTGTCGTGCGCTAGATAATACTCCAAGCCTCTTGAGATGGAGTACGAATCCTCGAAGAATCCGATTGGCCTTCTTCCAAATTACCTTGGAATGCGGGTGgacgagacaagaaaacaggGACCTGTTCGTGAACGCACAGAGGCAGTTGCTTCCTGCATATACCGAAGCTGCTCTCACATACGTGAGTGGTGATGTCGTCTCTCAGCTACTGTCGTGACTCACCTGGCTAAGGCTTCCGTGAAGTGAAACAGTCCGTCATGATGGTGATCGCAGAAATTACAGATGTGCGCACAAGCGGCAACCTGGATAGCTGCGCACTGGTCCATTGCACAGGCGCGAAGAATGCTGACGATACCGTCCATATTTTCCCATATCTGAAGCCAGGACCCCACAGAAAAGTATGTACGAGCTCCGGAATTCACATCGTCTTCGGCGGGGCCATTCGAAAAGAGTGCAGCTCCAAAGTTTTGCTGTAGTGAACGCGTCACCTAGCGATCCAAGCACGAAGAGCGGGAGACAAAAATTGGCAAGCGTGTTCCTCCACGCAACGAATTACATTTATATCCAATCTAGAATTTGGCCGTGATGCCTTACAGCGTCGTCGGAGCAACGTTCCACGAGGGCAGAAACGAACTTGAGCATGGCACCTCGGACTTCCTCGCTAGATTCTACTGGGATCAGCTGCAGAGAGTAACACACACGTCATCCACTCGAAGGTACATGCCGCTCTTCGAATTTATTTTCCGCTCCTGTAGAATTCAGCAAGTTCCACAGCAGTTTCGAGGCCTCACTTGAGTTGGTTTCTGCCCCGGGGGGGGGCGCATCACCTCGGGAAGGTGCGCCACCCTACATACACAAACAAACTAGGAGTCATTCGAGATGTTACAGGACGCGAGCGACCAATCGATTTCTTTTGAGAAGCAGGCTTCTCCTCTTACCCCTCAACGTCTTGGGACCCAAACCTCATGACGGCGACTGCAGCAGACAACAAAGCGGGAAGTACAGGTTCATGTTACTGTGCAGTTTTTTATGAATCCGCTCTCGCCAACCGGCTTGGGAGGGGAGAAACCCGTAGGTTGTTTTTGTTGCACTGAGGTCCCCGACAATCGAGGCAGTGACCACGGATGGAGGGTCAAGAAGAGTGATCACCCGAAATTGCCGCAAGACATCAGGGGAGCGTATTCTGTTAGGTCTCTCGAAGAAACACCTGTTTTTAGGTAGAGGATGTGGCCTTCCAATGCTTCTCACTTGGAATAGCAACACGAAGGAGGCCATCCACCGCAGAAACGTGCTTAGCCATGCTGCAAGAAAAAAATCAAGAGGACGTGGAAACCGTTCGAGGAAATGAGAGCTTCGTTCATGAAGTCCAATGGGAAAGTGATACGATCAGAAGCATTGCTGCATCGCTTTGTTGAGGATTCCGAGGACCGAGGGCGCCTTCATCCCAGTGGTAAACTGTTGATCGTCGTTTGCTCGTGATCACCTCTCACCTGCTTGAGATCTCAGCCGCCAATTCTCTGCAAGTTTCGGACCAGTGTGAGAGCATGTCCATCAAGGGACCAGCTGCGGTAGTCAGTAAGAGGTCGTATGCGTCTAGAAAAGAAAAGCATAGGCGTCAATCTTCATTTTCAGGTTGGCGTAGCTTTTTTGGGATGGTTTTCTGTCCTCATTTGCATTTGGTAGAATTCTCTCATCGGGACCTGTCCGCTGCCTCTAGAAAGCTGACAAAGGGAAAGATGTTGGAGTCGTCTCTGGCCATGACAGGAACAAGCGACGACCGTTTGCCTAGGTGCTCCAGCAAGAGGCCAGAAAAGTGACTGTTGATTCTTGATTGCTTCCGTTTCTAACGACGATATCAGGTGAACAGATGTTTCGCTGAGCAGCGCTATGGACGAAGATGTGTTTAGAATCAACGCCGCATGTgccaggagacgaagaatgTCCAGTTCATCTGCTACAGTGATTGTCGGAAGTCCGAATCTCATCTGTATTTCATGGATTACACACCATTCTGTCGGTGTCTCAGGTATGCTGTACTAACAAGTTTCCGCTCATGCGGGGCCGTcagcgttttttcctctctgccacacgagaggaaaaggcggAGGCAAATGAACACTGTTAAAAGTGAAGCCTTGTCAAAATCGATTTGGCAACGTCGAAGCAAAGCAATCGTAGCTCATGTGAAATGTCTGATGGAGAAAGGCACTATCTACGACCGACTGCTGCAGGACTGCTTACAGGGGGGACATTCTTGGTGGAGAAAACATGCCTTGAGTTTCTGCAACGCCCGAAGCCTAGATAATACACTTCGGTCATCCGCCAAAATATTGGCTTGTCTCCGTAGAAAACTTTGCAGATGCTGCAGGTAGCAAACTCGGGGCAGCAACGGAAAATGTCGTTGCAAATATGTGGCCTTTTTCTAGAATATATGGAAAGCTAAGGAATCCATTATTCGAACTAAAAACGCATAAAACGCGTGACGcacttctctgtctccggttTTCCAGGGAAACTCCAAGAGGTCCTCTTCCGGAGATTGGACAGACGAGAGATGAGCATCATCCTGGGGACTTTTCCCTGGGGGAGTACCCACCCCGAGCGAAGAGCAGTGGACAGAACGGAGAGGTTCTCTTTTCCAGACTGAAAACTGTGCAAGGTCAATATTTTCGAAAgacgttttctgttttctttcgcggGCTTGTTTCCGCCAGGTCAACTGGACAGAGCCAGGAGCCGGGGAGGAGAGGTTCATTTGCTTCCATATCTCTTCAACGTCCTCCATTGTGGCAGAGCACTCGACAAAAGGTGCATCCAAGCTCTTATGGTttcggagaaagaggaacgcaAGGTAAATTCGAGTTCTACCTCGTGGTGAGTCTGACTCTTTGTCTGACAGGGCATCCAGTGAATCTAGGTAAGCGGCTGAAGGGGCTTTCTCTGCGGTTGCCAAATCGGATAAAATTTTGCTCGCACAAAACGGCTGATATTTCAAGCGAGGTTTGTGCGATAGATTTTTTGCAAAGTGGGAGATAATgtaaaaggagaaaaaccagTTTTCGTTACTCATGCTTATCAAGCACAGGTTTCTCAGCGTCTCGTAGCTGCGGACTGTTGTACGCGCACTGGGACCGGGCGATGCATGCTTTTAGTGCCCTTCCTCGTAATGCGGCTCTGAAGCAGAGCTGCAGATGTGCGTAAAAGGAAACCCGATGTCACTGTGTTCGAAGCACCTCAACACATATTTCTGGAAAAAGCAAGGAAAGGAACGTGTAGAGTCGAGGCAGCAGTCCAAACGATCCCCAGACTAGCTGCCCAAAATGTGACAGCGCCGGTCAACTGAGGAATTAAAGAAGTCCCGTCTGAGGTTTATCCGGAGACTCTCGACTAGTGTTTTGGTTTGAAGACACACAGTTATGCGGAGGAAAGACCACTGGTTAGTGTTCTCGAAAGCGCCAGCAGAAGTCCCGACTTGGGCCTTTTTTGGtggcggggggggggggcagtTTCGTCGAGATACAGGATACTCGACCCAAATCAGTCCGTTGCTTTGGGCGTTTGTCAAGACACCCGTGCAGCATTCAGTAACTTTGTCTTGGCGTGAACGACTACGCTTTCCGCATCCTGCCGTCTAGTTATCAATTTGGTCTCCCATGTCAACCCTAAAGCAGACTCGTTGTCGTGCGACACAACAGATAAACGACGGTCGTTTACACTTTGTGCCACGACTTTATGCCAACTACGTGATACTTCAAAGTGCTTTTCACTAATCATGCCTTTTTTCGACAGTACTGTAGCTCACATGAGTATCCAAACTGCAGACAACCGGCAGCTCTCTTGCAAGGGCACAGCGTTTTACTCAGGAAGGGAACGCATTTAGGCTCGTGAATACATGGAAGCACCATTTTCTGCAGCCTTTGCGCTTCGAACTCTAGACACATCCGATATGAACGTGTGGCGTTTTTTTCATTCGAAGAGGATTTCTAAAAGGATACACTGCACTTCTGGCATCCCTTCATGACGTGTTCTGGCGCCTAGGCTAACTTCCTGCATGTTCACCACACCTATCTTACACTGTGTTCAGTGGCTAAAGTTTCAGTACAATTCCaggcttcgtctcctgtggagcgagagaaactcaCATCAGCTCCTTGAAACACTGACTGGGTTTGTCGGGAAGGATGACCTGATGCGGCCCTTTTCCAAACAGAATATAGTTCTACAGACTGCTGCAGATCGGTGAAATCCGTCACACTGCGTCACACGGGCCCCTCTTTTCGTATGGCAGGCAGCCTACGCGCAGAGCTTGTGCAACCACAGCCTTAGAATATGTCTGAAACTCAACAAGTTTTCACCACAACAATTCAGGTTCACAGATCCCACTTCCTGATACGTAACCATACACTAAATGAAGGCCGATGGTCGAGATAGGGGAAAGCAAGTTGTATATTCTCGACTCCACCGAGAGTGCCAAAATCAAATTTGCAGCAACGCAAAAGCGTTGTGCGTACCGCTGACGAGCATAACACCAATTACAAAGTAAAGTAAGCTGGTTCTTGCGTAGACGCAAGTACTACGAACAGGAGTGGAGCGACACCTTACAGGACCAACAGAACTTTCTCATTTTATGCGGCAGAAACTTCTTCGTTGCTGTCTGTTTTCGGCCGATACCCTAAAGGATGCATGTGCGGATAATCTAATAGTCTTCGTTGCTCATGATCCATACGGCACTTCAGTTCCTCCACAAAAGGGCGAGGGGAAATGCAGTCCTCGCCAGCTCACACCAATTTGGTGTAGAGCGTGCCCAAAAGCAAGGCAAATGTAGACCGGCCGCAGTGCAAAGACTATTTTTGTTTTTACTTTCTACAATCGAGCGTCTAGCTCTGATCAAAGGATTTCAAAGGCAACAGCGCCTACTGAAGTCGGAGCATGTGGTATATGCAGGACCTCCTGGCTGTCCGAGGTAACACGTGTCTCATTCATGGCTTTTTGCGTGGTGGATGCCCAAACTGCATGCTTCCGAAAGATGCCTTTTGCCCTCTTCCGTAAAAATTAATTGGTTTCTGACCGAATTTCCCACTATTTTTCAGTGTTCCTCTCCGGAAGTGAGTGAGATCGcagcttttctctttctctgtggtcCTGCATGCCCTCCATGAGTCGCAGGATCGCTGATTCGTCGATGGGGCACGGAATCATTGCTTTACCTTGGGTGACCGCAAGGCAGTATTGGATTTTCTAATCGGGGACGTCTTTGCAACCACACACCCCCGTTGTGCTTGTTTTTCAAAGATTTTCGCGGCTTTTGAAATGTCATCTAGTTCGATCCCGTATCTCTTCCCGTCTATCAGCTTTGCTGTTTTCGCTCGTAGAAAACGTATTCAGCGGTCGTACTCACTGGATCCAaacgtctttctccttctgtctggTTTTTCCGCTTTATGCCGTTTTCATCTAGTATgaggcgcttctcctctttccagCAAGAccccgttttctcctcgtgtCTTCGTGCCCGCGCTGTCGTTTCGAGGACACCGGTACCTGGAAGACAGACTCACCGCACTCACGTCTGCGTCGAGTTTCTTGTCCGGTAACTTCCGTTGGATCTCTCTCTACTGCTTCATCCCGCGCTCCATTTCCGTGAATTCACCGACGCTGCTGTTCACATTTGCGTTCTGCCTGGTTCTTGCGTTGACTCCATTTGTCTCTTCCCAGTGGAGACACCTTTTCCCTGTTGGAGTGGCGACCTCGCAGCTGCGGGATTTTCGGCGTGAAAAAAGACTTCTCGCATCCCAGCGGCGACTGCGTTCTTGCTTCCTGCCTCCCTCCTTCCTGCCTGTGAACGTGGAGATCGCGTCGTCTGGCGGACCCGCCGATGAGCGCgtcgcctgtgtctcttgcgtctctctgaccccggagagagagacacttgCTTTTTTGTCGCGGTCTCTGTGGTCAGTCTGCTGTGTATGCATGACTGTCTCCCCACGACTTCTATGCACGacgtcttcttttcgtcttcttcatctcttgCGCTCCCTTTGCTCTTTCCGCCCGATGCCGCCGGCCTTCACGCGGGTTTTAAGTTGAAAGAAAGTGTGGATCTGCGGGCATGGGCATGTGGAGTCTCGTGCATCTCCTTTTCCGTCCGGTCCCCAACACGGCCTTTGTCTCCATCTTTTCCCCATTGCC from Toxoplasma gondii ME49 chromosome VIIa, whole genome shotgun sequence carries:
- a CDS encoding HEAT repeat-containing protein (encoded by transcript TGME49_280420), with the protein product MEDVEEIWKQMNLSSPAPGSVQLTWRKQARERKQKTSFENIDLAQFSVWKREPLRSVHCSSLGVGTPPGKSPQDDAHLSSVQSPEEDLLEFPWKTGDREHLQSFLRRQANILADDRSVLSRLRALQKLKACFLHQECPPYAYDLLLTTAAGPLMDMLSHWSETCRELAAEISSSMAKHVSAVDGLLRVAIPIAVMRFGSQDVEGVAHLPEVMRPPPGQKPTQLIPVESSEEVRGAMLKFVSALVERCSDDAIWENMDGIVSILRACAMDQCAAIQVAACAHICNFCDHHHDGLFHFTEALARSLFSCLVHPHSKVRLHGLKAISAVMKCGQYKYNASVVQMLVGWQDPNVVPIKAFYEPWSTHNYLARLVVDRAPAVRMYFYETIVQWIHRLPDKGDYESWLFPYLLTGIFDENTSIQKLVYWLIEKCGELYEKEKEKDIRAVRQLNYQQPWTYEGRGSFPFPLGGCLNPKQTGCTSLPESAAALDAEFVREYETQTISLTEGGSFSGLQELLGELDDVLAKPVTRPRLGSRCWVKVHFRRYAKGLFKEVTDFKEVKSESSARLLVASLAYVEESITEWLEELVHFCSNLYARKAVLPNGLLPLYDEALKMVGAYVDPVSYWKLFEDVFDVTCPLELKQRAAVLVVFTKLLDGSVTVLKSVGDKTLGAGRLQPILSDVCQKLSRSDLLAEQCIRDSGSPIKAVCCAKILETLLLQIDWLVESCGKDERTQLFAATLAVSGPLLQKQDQQEQSGQEDSHSVESTLTIFRILKTLVVSQAETRVNDFVDGIGSLDDVPEEPLLDMLNSLVSLPPSSCNTASLSCLLAIVPPALTLHESIFTALLGRLVSFRHRTHHQHIRRHALEAAIQWILRLLNSQDEGAADTSDEDCLYDGVRQIASHIVLPIFCSSDGFCGTKRELDCLLPLVTSSGEQTSSCEARKAYFLMTSGIPEALAELVANETVHRSAYLSALKALRVSSIAKYGKVANDDWLNEVPVTTRRQTRLQAIQTSSQLKQKAVTLLYGAVVQILLGATSPTSAVETTQVLDCLTRVFTKIRRALVPVKELTRLSEINDSVKTENQDTSLRDNQSTAANHEGAEVDSTAKAAKCLPLQPLDGGVAFYAVNLIGLILQSVQVISSQNRIEDFRPELEDGDARSQTECERNRLMSMPRMWDGHDSLQPEKLVPKHSSSFYSRNGPFIRKLDKCRRQCLVHCIPQADFHELIGHAVKFYVELGSKIHCEGFNGLPSAPDPVLVDEFLPATSEETLGKVIVALESVTEENKRTNAAAALLHLLVNLASTFPDSIQMWHERWSSRGHVMRAEVVTAFQKLASTVR